The Isorropodon fossajaponicum endosymbiont JTNG4 genome segment GCACAGGCATGATAAAGGCAATAGAAATGGGCTTGCACTATCCAAAACATTAGGCGGTATCAAAGTTTCAGTTTATACCAACGACAAAGTAAAAAGTAAATCAGCTAATCAGCTAATTACACCAACGGTGCATTTCAGTGCAGGCGCTTACTATTTTGCAATGCTCTAACCTACTTGGACACATTTCAAGCCGCTTTTTTCAATTCAGCCATCTTTTGAGCAGGTGTTAAATACCCAATCGCTGAATGAATCCTTTTGTAATTATACAAGTAGATATAACCCTCTACATTTTGCACGACTTCACTATGATTTGCAAAACTTTGATAATTTAATCTCTCAGTCTTCAGACTTCTAAAGAAACGCTCCATGACCGCATTATCCCAACAATTACCTCGCCTGCTCATGCTTTGAGTAATGTTGTTCTTGTTGCAATAATCAATAAAAACTTTAGAAGAGTATTGAGTCCCTTGATCAGAGTGGAACATGTGTTTATTTGTATTGGGCTGGTGTCTAGACACAGCATTACTAAGCGCATCCTTTGCCAACTGAGCATTAGGCTGTTTTGACAATGCCCAACCAACAACTTGTCTTGAGCCTAAATCCAACACACTGGCTAAATAACTCCCACCTTGATAGGTTTTGATATAGGTAATATCACCAACCCAATGCGTATTAATTGATTGCTGCTCAAACACACGATTTAATAGGTTTTTTGCCTTTTTAAACATCAATCTAGTATTAGGGTAATAATGACGCTTTCTTGGGCGTATGGCAACTACATTGGCTTTTTTCATTAGCGTTGCAGTTTGGTAAATACCAATGTTATAACCTTGGTTATTCAAAACTACTCGCATTCTGCGTTTGCCATAGGTGTATCCAACTTCAATAGCAGTTTGTTTGATTAATTTAATCATAGCGTTGGTGTTGTTGTTTACTCGCTTATCTTTGACTTGATAGTAATAACTACTGCGAGGAAGTTTGAGTAATGCTCATAATTCTTTAGTATTGTATTGTTGGCAAGCCTTGTTTATCTTGATAATCATATCACTTGGTGATTGTCCACAGCGAACAAGGCTGTTGCCTTTTTTAAGATTTCATTGTCCCTTTGTGCGCGCCAAAGTTGTTTCTCAAGCAGTTGTATTGTTTGTTGTTCAGAAGTCAGCGCTTTGCCTGACTCTGGTGTTTGTCCACCAAGCTCTGCTAGGTATTGTTTTCTCCATCTGCTAACTGCTGAGGAGCAAGCTCCTGATATTATCATGATTTTTTTATTGGTGTAATTCTCATGCACCATGAGTTTGGCATAATCTAGTGTTTCCCCCTCAAGGGGGTATTGAACAGAATGTTCAACGGTAAAAGTCACTCGTTGTTTTCTTGATTTATATTGTGTCATTACTGACCTCCTTATGGTTTGTATTATAAGGCTATCTTTGTGTCCAATAAAATTAGACTATTGCAGTATGGTATGTGCTATTTCAGTTGCAATGAGTGAATGTAGAAAATGAGGTTTGTTGTGTGTTCTTCCAAGACATTTTTAGTGGTTTTTAGGGTTGTTTTAGATAGGTGTTATTTTACCATATTGGTGGTTTTTGGTTGATTTATGCAAAGGTCTCTATATGTAAGCCTTTATTACATCAATAATTATCAATTTGATAAAAATTGTCATTTTTTTTTAATCAATCCTGTTTATACAAAGGCATTAACTCAAGGTTTTCTTCAAATCATCAATTGAAAAACTTTGCACAGTTTGTTCATCAGTATAAACAGGCTTCATCCTAGTATGTGCACCTGAGGATTTTTCAATAGCGATTTGCCTACTGGTTACGATATCTAAACAATCAGTGATCATTTTTTGCGTTGCTTGACTAAGTGGGTGCTTTAATCCTGGCTGGGTCATGGTGTCTTTGGCAACGGCAATAAGGGTTTTTCTGACTGCGCCTAGAAGTCTAGTTTCAAAATTTTGTGTGTTGTCATTGTTCATAATAAATCTCTAATAGTTGCTAAATGTTGCTGATGGTTAATTTTATCGGATTTAAACTTATAAAAACCTTGCATTGATTGTAATTTTTCGTTCATGTCCCAATCTTTATCAATGATTTGCGCAACCAATTCAGGATGATTGCATATAAGCACCATATCACAGCCAATATCTAATGATGCTTTCACTCTATTGGTTATGTCTTTAATGAAATGCGCACCTTGCATAGACAAATCATCACTAAAAATAACACCTTTAAATTTGAGTTGGTTTTGCAAAATATCTTTAATCCACTTAGAGGAGAACCCTGCTGGCTTATCATCTACTTGAGTATAAACAACATGGGTGGGCATAAGTGCATCAAGTCCATGGTTAATTAACCCCTTAAAGGGTTTCATATCTTGTGATAAATCACTCATTGGTCTGTCATCTATTGGCAAGTCAAGGTGTGAATCCGCCGTGACAAATCCATGCCCTGGAAAATGCTTACCAACACACTTCATGCCTGCTTTGTGCATGCCATTAATTAAACTACCTGCTAATTTTACAATCACATCAGGATTAGAATGAAAGGCCCTGTCACCAATTACTTGGGAGGTGTCATAATTAACATCCAATACAGGTGCAAAAGAAAAATCCACGCCAATATCCAACAACTCATATGCCAAGACAAAACCACAAGAAAAGGCTTTATCCATCGCCATATCTGGATTTTTATCATACGACGCACCTAATTTTGCCATGGCTGGTAGGTGGGTAAATCCAGTTTGAAAACGCTGCACTCGTCCACCTTCGTGGTCAACAGTAATCAGCAAGTTTTTATTAACTTGGCGAATGCCTTTAATTAATAAAGTCACTTGCTCAATAGA includes the following:
- the nagZ gene encoding beta-N-acetylhexosaminidase, translating into MIGPIMMDVSGLTLTTQEKQQLIKSSIGGVILFGRNFESIEQVTLLIKGIRQVNKNLLITVDHEGGRVQRFQTGFTHLPAMAKLGASYDKNPDMAMDKAFSCGFVLAYELLDIGVDFSFAPVLDVNYDTSQVIGDRAFHSNPDVIVKLAGSLINGMHKAGMKCVGKHFPGHGFVTADSHLDLPIDDRPMSDLSQDMKPFKGLINHGLDALMPTHVVYTQVDDKPAGFSSKWIKDILQNQLKFKGVIFSDDLSMQGAHFIKDITNRVKASLDIGCDMVLICNHPELVAQIIDKDWDMNEKLQSMQGFYKFKSDKINHQQHLATIRDLL